Proteins found in one Labeo rohita strain BAU-BD-2019 chromosome 11, IGBB_LRoh.1.0, whole genome shotgun sequence genomic segment:
- the rbm12 gene encoding RNA-binding protein 12 produces the protein MAVVIRLQGLPIVAGTMDIRHFFSGLTIPDGGVHIVGGEHGEAFIVFATDEDARLGMMRTGGSIKGSKVSLLLSSKTEMQNMIELSRRRFETGSAEVATGNGSRPGPPVSTGGSGRGNLPTTAQGFSNTTSTTATTAVSTHEPVSNKTVPTFSTTTMGNMPPNFNNFSSPSLSLGSTMTTAMSSLNSVPPPIPPLPTMPTLPPMPPIPVPPPVSTMPPVPTVNPLTSVPPVPPIAHMPHLSALPPFNPGVPPPVGPVTGGLASGPLSLGNPNPMFLNPLNPLNPLNLQAHMKSSVTNPDEFYIHLHGLPFSVTENEVRDFFQGLGIESVRLLKDNLGRNNGRALVKFFSPQESFEALKRNAGMIGQRYVEVSPATERQWRESAGQSKSGGDSEHNRHRRRSANSPPPSGRERARSRSPHKLEFCVYLKGLPYEAENKQIFEFFKNLDIVEDSIYIAYGPNGRATGEGFVEFRNETDYKAALGCHMQYMGSRFIQVHPITKKNMYEKIDAIRKRMQGSQGDQKNSSGEGGKSAKNCAHITNIPYNVTKKDVRLFLDGIQLFEESLKVLVDANGNGLGQAIVQFKSDEDALKAERLHRQKLNGRDAFVHLVTFEQMKEVERNPPPQAKRGQKSQGNSHAHAHAHAHAHAHAHAHAHVHTQPQSQVPQAPHAFPGMTGDEFSFLRNAVGTLGNGPPFVNPFVAPGNGLAGPPPLPPLGAALGDVSLSVPPPMVGGPLPGPVLEHPGFRPDGSTAPSGFVGALEPLRGIPPFDNGSSRKAVNQNRGGSQGQRPASESLRGPSSGGPGNQRPTIVKIQNMPFTVTVDEIIDFFYGYQVLPGSVCLQFNEKGLPTGEAMVAFDSHDEAMAAVMDLNDRPIGARKVKITLG, from the coding sequence ATGGCTGTGGTCATCCGTTTGCAGGGTCTCCCCATTGTGGCTGGGACTATGGACATACGCCATTTCTTCTCTGGATTGACCATCCCGGATGGTGGTGTGCATATTGTAGGGGGTGAACACGGTGAGGCTTTTATCGTGTTCGCCACAGATGAAGATGCAAGGCTTGGGATGATGCGCACAGGGGGGTCGATCAAAGGGTCCAAAGTTTCTCTGTTGCTGAGTAGCAAAACCGAAATGCAAAATATGATCGAGCTCAGCCGTAGGCGCTTTGAAACTGGCAGCGCAGAGGTTGCCACAGGAAATGGCAGTAGGCCTGGTCCACCGGTTAGTACTGGTGGAAGTGGAAGAGGTAACTTGCCAACCACAGCACAAGGCTTTAGTAACACAACTTCAACTACAGCCACCACAGCAGTGTCAACACACGAGCCTGTAAGCAACAAGACTGTCCCCACATTTTCAACCACTACAATGGGCAACATGCCCCCAAACTTTAACAATTTCAGCAGCCCAAGTCTTAGTTTGGGATCCACAATGACCACAGCAATGTCGTCGTTGAACTCTGTACCGCCCCCAATACCTCCCTTGCCCACCATGCCAACTCTACCACCGATGCCCCCCATACCAGTACCGCCACCAGTGTCCACAATGCCACCGGTTCCAACTGTTAATCCGCTCACGTCAGTGCCTCCGGTCCCTCCCATTGCACACATGCCACACCTATCTGCGCTTCCACCATTCAACCCCGGCGTCCCTCCCCCAGTTGGCCCTGTCACCGGTGGTTTAGCCTCCGGTCCACTGTCTCTCGGAAATCCCAATCCAATGTTCCTGAATCCCTTAAACCCTCTAAACCCCCTGAACCTCCAAGCTCACATGAAATCATCAGTGACAAACCCAGATGAGTTTTACATTCATCTACACGGCCTTCCGTTTTCAGTCACTGAAAATGAAGTTAGAGATTTTTTCCAGGGACTTGGAATCGAGTCCGTTCGCTTGCTCAAAGACAACCTGGGTAGAAACAACGGCAGGGCGTTGGTTAAGTTCTTCTCACCCCAAGAGTCTTTTGAGGCTCTGAAAAGAAATGCAGGAATGATAGGCCAAAGATACGTCGAGGTTTCTCCAGCTACAGAGCGACAGTGGAGAGAGAGTGCGGGACAGTCTAAATCAGGTGGCGACTCCGAACACAACCGGCATCGTCGCAGAAGCGCCAATTCTCCACCACCCTCTGGCCGCGAACGAGCCAGATCTCGTTCTCCCCACAAACTAGAATTCTGTGTATATCTGAAAGGACTCCCATATGAAGCAGAAAACAAGCAGATCTTTGAGTTTTTCAAAAATCTTGACATTGTTGAAGATAGCATTTATATTGCGTATGGGCCCAATGGCAGGGCTACCGGTGAGGGATTTGTTGAGTTTAGGAATGAAACGGACTACAAAGCTGCTCTCGGATGCCATATGCAGTACATGGGTAGTCGCTTCATACAGGTGCATCCGATcacaaagaaaaacatgtaTGAAAAGATAGACGCCATTCGCAAACGAATGCAGGGATCCCAAGGTGATCAGAAGAATAGCTCAGGTGAAGGAGGAAAGAGTGCCAAGAACTGTGCTCACATAACCAATATTCCCTATAACGTGACAAAGAAAGATGTCCGTCTGTTTCTTGATGGCATTCAGTTGTTTGAGGAAAGCCTTAAGGTGCTAGTTGACGCAAATGGGAACGGGCTTGGCCAGGCTATTGTGCAGTTTAAGTCTGATGAGGACGCACTTAAAGCAGAGAGACTACATAGGCAGAAATTGAACGGCAGGGATGCCTTTGTTCATTTGGTAACGTTCGAGCAGATGAAGGAAGTTGAGAGAAATCCTCCTCCCCAGGCAAAAAGAGGCCAGAAATCCCAAGGAAATTCTCACGCCCATGCCCATGCCCATGCTCATGCCCATGCTCATGCTCATGCCCATGCCCATGTACATACTCAGCCCCAGTCCCAAGTTCCCCAAGCACCTCACGCTTTTCCAGGAATGACTGGCGATGAGTTCAGTTTTCTGAGAAATGCTGTAGGAACCCTTGGCAACGGTCCCCCTTTTGTCAACCCGTTCGTTGCCCCAGGTAATGGACTGGCAGGTCCACCACCTTTGCCACCACTTGGCGCTGCTTTGGGCGACGTCTCGCTTAGCGTTCCCCCGCCAATGGTTGGAGGACCTCTGCCCGGTCCTGTTCTAGAGCACCCTGGTTTTAGACCTGACGGCAGCACCGCACCTTCCGGCTTTGTTGGCGCGCTAGAGCCCCTACGGGGCATCCCACCGTTTGATAATGGATCTTCTCGTAAAGCAGTCAACCAAAATCGTGGCGGTAGCCAAGGTCAGCGGCCAGCTTCTGAGAGTTTAAGAGGACCATCCAGCGGTGGTCCAGGTAATCAGCGGCCCACCATTGTCAAAATTCAAAACATGCCATTTACTGTGACCGTTGATGAGATTATTGATTTCTTCTACGGCTATCAAGTGTTGCCTGGTTCTGTGTGCTTGCAATTCAATGAGAAAGGTTTGCCCACTGGGGAAGCGATGGTTGCTTTTGACTCCCATGATGAAGCAATGGCTGCTGTTATGGACCTGAATGATAGGCCCATTGGGGCAAGAAAAGTTAAGATCACTTTGGGATGA